One Bacillus sp. 1780r2a1 DNA segment encodes these proteins:
- the holA gene encoding DNA polymerase III subunit delta, which produces MERKKLAIDPLKTINSKDIKPVYLLHGLNAFIMKKARDKIIQYSLSDEEKEFNLSIYDLEETPIEQVIEDAETLPFLGDKRVVIAKNAFFLTAEKSKSKVEHDVSKLQTYLEQPAPFSTLIVQAPYEKLDERKKITKALKKQAMYVEANELNEQDLVRWIKDVLHKRNVEMDEDAKQLLLQLVGLNVTIITNEVEKMMLYVGDNGVITREVVHELVAKTLEQNVFTLIEAVMNKNLKEALNIYQDLLRNNEEPIKILSLLASQFRLIYHTKQLSGQGYGQQQIAQTLKVHPFRVKISLQQSRRFEEPVLRNIIKELAEADYEMKTGKIDKALLLQLFFLKQAGG; this is translated from the coding sequence ATGGAGCGTAAAAAATTGGCAATAGATCCGTTGAAAACTATCAATTCTAAGGACATAAAACCCGTCTATTTATTACATGGTTTAAATGCTTTTATTATGAAAAAAGCAAGAGATAAAATTATTCAATATTCCTTATCAGACGAGGAAAAAGAGTTTAATTTATCGATATATGACTTAGAGGAAACGCCGATTGAACAGGTAATTGAGGATGCTGAAACGCTGCCTTTTTTAGGTGATAAGCGAGTGGTAATTGCCAAGAATGCTTTTTTTCTAACTGCAGAAAAATCAAAATCTAAGGTAGAACACGATGTTAGTAAATTACAGACTTACCTTGAGCAACCCGCACCTTTTTCAACTTTAATCGTGCAAGCTCCTTATGAAAAATTAGATGAGCGAAAAAAAATAACCAAAGCGTTAAAAAAGCAGGCTATGTATGTTGAAGCAAATGAATTGAATGAGCAGGACTTAGTGAGATGGATAAAAGATGTACTGCATAAAAGAAATGTAGAAATGGATGAAGATGCTAAGCAGCTCTTGTTGCAGCTTGTTGGATTAAACGTTACGATTATTACAAATGAAGTAGAAAAAATGATGCTTTATGTAGGAGATAATGGTGTCATTACGCGAGAAGTTGTACACGAGCTAGTAGCTAAAACGTTAGAACAAAATGTTTTTACGCTTATTGAAGCAGTTATGAATAAAAATTTAAAAGAGGCGTTAAATATTTATCAAGATTTGCTTCGAAATAATGAAGAGCCAATTAAAATTTTGTCTTTACTGGCTTCACAATTTCGCTTAATTTATCATACAAAGCAACTTTCTGGCCAAGGGTATGGTCAACAGCAAATTGCACAAACGTTAAAAGTACATCCTTTTCGAGTGAAGATTTCTCTTCAACAAAGTAGAAGGTTTGAAGAGCCGGTGCTACGTAACATTATTAAAGAGCTAGCAGAAGCAGATTATGAAATGAAGACGGGGAAAATAGACAAAGCATTGCTTTTACAATTGTTTTTCTTAAAGCAAGCTGGTGGCTAA